Proteins from one Limanda limanda chromosome 4, fLimLim1.1, whole genome shotgun sequence genomic window:
- the mych gene encoding myelocytomatosis oncogene homolog isoform X2 translates to MLQSFAQSQDWLYTEPLLFDDEFCQSLMKDLQSLPTPPQSPPMKAGAGSSKLLTKEDQLSYVSDILLEDHDMQLTWNCDFFHSEAGEKEGDSSQPCSPLEENNEDCLWQCLTADKSLEEKLVSTVLGSSPLLSDIDTSIFEEIAGSTLDCQNLMDAQEPSEATSDYGSTGGELSNYSSSDSEEEIDVVTVVRCSSSPSPRAPLSDLSTRQQRHEEEKRALQRHHIEIQLQHNYAAPCPASPPPPTSSSNKRSRGSDSSSRYHHSSRSSSSSSSSSRYQHHHSPRNSAETEDEEERRRTHNVMERQRRNELKNCFVRLRDNVPELSHNDKASKVVILKKARDCIYNLEDQGHRLQSKRDKLRDRQEELKARLDRLHS, encoded by the exons ATGTTGCAAAGCTTCGCCCAGTCGCAGGACTGGCTCTACACAGAGCCGCTGCTCTTTGACGACGAGTTCTGCCAAAGCTTGATGAAGGACCTCCAGTCtctgcccacccccccccagtccCCTCCCATGAAGGCCGGAGCGGGCAGCAGCAAGCTCCTGACCAAGGAGGACCAGCTGAGCTACGTGTCGGACATCCTGCTGGAGGACCACGACATGCAGCTCACGTGGAACTGCGACTTCTTCCACTCGGAggctggagagaaggagggcGACAGCAGCCAGCCCTGCTCGCCCCTGGAGGAGAACAACGAGGACTGTCTGTGGCAGTGCCTGACCGCCGACAAGagcctggaggagaagctggtcTCCACCGTGCTGGGCTCCAGCCCCCTGCTGTCCGACATCGACACCAGCATCTTTGAGGAGATCGCCGGCTCCACGCTGGACTGCCAGAACCTGATGGACGCCCAGGAGCCCAGCGAGGCCACGTCGGACTACGGCTCCACGGGAGGAGAGCTCTCCAACTACTCCTCCAGCGACTCTG aAGAAGAGATCGACGTGGTGACGGTCGTCCGCTGCTCCTCAAGCCCCTCCCCTCGGGCGCCATTGTCGGATCTATCCACCCGCCAGCAGAGgcacgaggaggagaaacgtgCTCTCCAGCGCCACCACATCGAGATCCAGCTGCAGCACAACTACGCGGCGCCCTGTCCCgcctcgccgccgccgccgaccTCCTCGTCCAACAAGCGCTCGAGAGGCAGCGACAGCTCTTCCCGTTACCACCACTCTTCtcgcagctcctcctcctcgtcctcctcgtcgcGGTACCAGCACCACCACTCGCCCAGGAACTCGGCGGAgacggaggacgaggaggagcgGCGACGGACTCACAACGTGATGGAGCGGCAGCGGCGCAACGAGCTGAAGAACTGCTTCGTGCGCCTGCGCGACAACGTGCCGGAGCTGTCGCACAACGACAAGGCCTCCAAGGTGGTGATCCTGAAGAAGGCCAGAGACTGTATCTACAACCTGGAGGACCAGGGCCACCGGCTGCAGTCCAAGAGGGACaaactgagagacagacaggaagagctGAAGGCCCGGCTGGACAGGCTGCACAGCTAA
- the mych gene encoding myelocytomatosis oncogene homolog isoform X1, which produces MILSDSANMLQSFAQSQDWLYTEPLLFDDEFCQSLMKDLQSLPTPPQSPPMKAGAGSSKLLTKEDQLSYVSDILLEDHDMQLTWNCDFFHSEAGEKEGDSSQPCSPLEENNEDCLWQCLTADKSLEEKLVSTVLGSSPLLSDIDTSIFEEIAGSTLDCQNLMDAQEPSEATSDYGSTGGELSNYSSSDSEEEIDVVTVVRCSSSPSPRAPLSDLSTRQQRHEEEKRALQRHHIEIQLQHNYAAPCPASPPPPTSSSNKRSRGSDSSSRYHHSSRSSSSSSSSSRYQHHHSPRNSAETEDEEERRRTHNVMERQRRNELKNCFVRLRDNVPELSHNDKASKVVILKKARDCIYNLEDQGHRLQSKRDKLRDRQEELKARLDRLHS; this is translated from the exons atGATTCTCTCAGATTCCGCCAACATGTTGCAAAGCTTCGCCCAGTCGCAGGACTGGCTCTACACAGAGCCGCTGCTCTTTGACGACGAGTTCTGCCAAAGCTTGATGAAGGACCTCCAGTCtctgcccacccccccccagtccCCTCCCATGAAGGCCGGAGCGGGCAGCAGCAAGCTCCTGACCAAGGAGGACCAGCTGAGCTACGTGTCGGACATCCTGCTGGAGGACCACGACATGCAGCTCACGTGGAACTGCGACTTCTTCCACTCGGAggctggagagaaggagggcGACAGCAGCCAGCCCTGCTCGCCCCTGGAGGAGAACAACGAGGACTGTCTGTGGCAGTGCCTGACCGCCGACAAGagcctggaggagaagctggtcTCCACCGTGCTGGGCTCCAGCCCCCTGCTGTCCGACATCGACACCAGCATCTTTGAGGAGATCGCCGGCTCCACGCTGGACTGCCAGAACCTGATGGACGCCCAGGAGCCCAGCGAGGCCACGTCGGACTACGGCTCCACGGGAGGAGAGCTCTCCAACTACTCCTCCAGCGACTCTG aAGAAGAGATCGACGTGGTGACGGTCGTCCGCTGCTCCTCAAGCCCCTCCCCTCGGGCGCCATTGTCGGATCTATCCACCCGCCAGCAGAGgcacgaggaggagaaacgtgCTCTCCAGCGCCACCACATCGAGATCCAGCTGCAGCACAACTACGCGGCGCCCTGTCCCgcctcgccgccgccgccgaccTCCTCGTCCAACAAGCGCTCGAGAGGCAGCGACAGCTCTTCCCGTTACCACCACTCTTCtcgcagctcctcctcctcgtcctcctcgtcgcGGTACCAGCACCACCACTCGCCCAGGAACTCGGCGGAgacggaggacgaggaggagcgGCGACGGACTCACAACGTGATGGAGCGGCAGCGGCGCAACGAGCTGAAGAACTGCTTCGTGCGCCTGCGCGACAACGTGCCGGAGCTGTCGCACAACGACAAGGCCTCCAAGGTGGTGATCCTGAAGAAGGCCAGAGACTGTATCTACAACCTGGAGGACCAGGGCCACCGGCTGCAGTCCAAGAGGGACaaactgagagacagacaggaagagctGAAGGCCCGGCTGGACAGGCTGCACAGCTAA